A window of the Lysinibacillus irui genome harbors these coding sequences:
- a CDS encoding tyrosine-type recombinase/integrase produces the protein MVTLKEAWDSYFLLLQSLKKSAATKKQYNMDGQQFLTFAHEQKYLYVDHQLKNLLKLYSDYLKETYSNINTFNHKIATLRGFVDFIFLREWVKPFDYQVILQPKKRQKEALQVLTNKQIMLIANVWPTYFQYAKTEEHAWLARRNGAIVQMLMETGCKPAELVRMKWSHIIEEHATIFIANRNGRREIKCSAVLMDMLAQYKKETAHLHGQEVGEWIWVSEASVAKPISTKTVERIFQTMSQDIGKNVRATDLRYTVMQRSFQQDKTLEHIQQEMGYVRKWVLTERQQRFE, from the coding sequence ATGGTGACACTCAAGGAAGCATGGGATAGTTACTTTTTACTGCTGCAATCACTAAAAAAAAGTGCTGCAACAAAAAAGCAGTACAACATGGATGGACAGCAATTTTTAACGTTTGCCCATGAACAGAAATACTTGTATGTGGATCATCAATTAAAGAATTTACTTAAGCTTTATAGTGACTATCTAAAGGAAACCTACAGCAATATCAATACATTTAATCATAAAATAGCGACTTTACGAGGCTTTGTTGACTTTATTTTTCTACGTGAATGGGTAAAGCCTTTTGATTATCAAGTTATATTACAGCCCAAAAAAAGACAAAAAGAGGCATTACAAGTACTGACAAATAAACAGATCATGCTCATTGCCAATGTTTGGCCAACTTATTTTCAATATGCCAAAACAGAGGAGCATGCCTGGCTGGCGAGACGTAATGGTGCCATTGTTCAAATGTTGATGGAAACAGGTTGTAAGCCAGCAGAGCTTGTGCGCATGAAATGGTCGCACATCATCGAAGAACATGCGACTATTTTTATTGCCAATCGGAATGGGCGTCGAGAAATAAAATGCTCAGCCGTACTTATGGACATGCTAGCACAATATAAAAAAGAGACAGCACACCTACATGGACAAGAGGTTGGGGAATGGATTTGGGTAAGTGAGGCGAGTGTGGCAAAGCCAATTTCAACGAAGACAGTGGAGCGTATTTTCCAAACGATGTCTCAAGATATAGGTAAAAATGTAAGAGCAACAGATTTGCGTTATACCGTTATGCAACGGTCATTTCAACAAGATAAAACACTGGAACATATTCAACAAGAAATGGGCTATGTACGGAAATGGGTGCTGACAGAAAGACAGCAGCGCTTCGAATAA
- a CDS encoding transglutaminase family protein encodes MKFEIQHTNVFQYESEVDQSLNTIRLKPRSDERQRLLSYRIAITPSSLTREHTDIWGNTVGSFYIPEQHQTLEIHTSSIVSIQRAPFIHRIQYSPEMQTIFHSQLFYEHYLPYLKGTHFTFMTDQQLEEVYHAIGHAENPVLFSLNLMQYLYASFEYDPTATDVTTTASEAFALKRGVCQDFTHVMLAVLRAKGIPARYVSGYLYVDENSALIGDIATHAWVEVMIPGIGWIGLDPTNNVEVLENHIILCIGRDYSDISPVEGVYTGGKHDLTVKVSVKALNHL; translated from the coding sequence ATGAAATTTGAAATTCAGCATACAAACGTTTTTCAATATGAATCTGAAGTCGACCAAAGTTTAAATACGATCCGTTTAAAGCCACGTAGTGATGAGCGTCAGCGATTATTATCCTATCGAATTGCCATAACGCCATCCTCTCTTACCCGTGAGCATACAGATATATGGGGTAATACAGTTGGGTCTTTTTATATACCAGAGCAGCATCAAACATTAGAAATTCATACATCCTCGATTGTCAGTATTCAGCGTGCACCCTTTATTCATCGTATTCAGTATTCGCCTGAAATGCAGACAATCTTTCATTCACAGCTATTTTACGAGCATTATTTACCGTATTTAAAAGGAACTCATTTTACATTTATGACGGATCAGCAATTAGAGGAAGTCTATCATGCAATCGGTCATGCTGAAAATCCTGTGCTCTTTTCACTTAATTTAATGCAATATTTATATGCAAGCTTTGAATATGACCCAACAGCAACAGATGTAACAACAACAGCAAGTGAGGCTTTTGCATTAAAACGAGGTGTTTGTCAGGATTTCACCCATGTAATGCTTGCTGTTTTGCGTGCAAAAGGAATCCCTGCTCGTTATGTCAGTGGCTACTTATATGTAGATGAAAATTCGGCCCTTATTGGCGATATTGCGACACATGCATGGGTAGAGGTCATGATACCAGGTATAGGCTGGATTGGCCTTGATCCAACAAATAATGTGGAAGTTTTAGAAAACCATATTATTTTATGTATTGGTCGCGACTATAGTGATATAAGCCCTGTAGAAGGAGTTTATACTGGAGGAAAGCATGATTTAACGGTAAAAGTCAGTGTGAAAGCATTAAATCATTTATAA
- a CDS encoding alpha-E domain-containing protein, translating to MLSRVADALYWMARYSERSQTNAHILQIQLLNMLEQSGQEHDYIDHWEAVLNICASKEEYLDNYNTVRVNPLIDYLLFSEKNSNALHATLRAIRENARVTRDSLPTELWEIQNDFYLTKRQAILTRERPIPLIELQAFLQEVRKTLWMETGLIESTMDRALPYYFMQVGKWLERAEKTIRMTVIIVEQQKQAGLSLEERDGAFLLELAAARESFMRKHRQTNLQTVIRYLVQDEHCPSSVMYCLKKIEDAIMAIEHDALSSRFLTLQWNIRSLILAIDHIDFWQMTIEETITIMEERLSQCIAFSDTFSTIYHLYEPSVQP from the coding sequence ATGCTAAGTCGAGTAGCCGACGCGTTGTACTGGATGGCTCGGTATAGTGAACGCTCACAAACAAATGCACATATATTACAGATACAGCTGTTGAATATGTTGGAGCAATCTGGGCAAGAACATGACTATATTGATCATTGGGAGGCAGTGTTAAATATTTGCGCCTCCAAGGAGGAATATTTAGACAATTACAATACAGTACGAGTTAACCCATTGATTGACTATCTTCTATTTTCTGAAAAAAATAGTAATGCCCTCCACGCCACATTACGTGCGATTCGAGAAAATGCACGGGTAACGCGTGATAGTCTACCAACTGAACTATGGGAAATTCAAAATGACTTTTATTTAACAAAGCGACAGGCCATACTGACAAGAGAACGGCCAATCCCACTCATTGAGCTTCAGGCATTTTTACAGGAAGTGCGGAAAACGTTATGGATGGAAACGGGATTGATAGAGAGTACAATGGATCGTGCGCTCCCCTATTATTTCATGCAGGTCGGGAAATGGCTTGAGCGCGCAGAAAAAACAATTCGCATGACAGTCATTATTGTAGAACAGCAAAAGCAAGCGGGATTATCGTTAGAAGAACGTGATGGTGCATTTTTATTAGAGCTTGCGGCAGCAAGGGAGTCTTTTATGCGCAAGCATCGCCAAACAAATTTACAGACGGTCATTCGCTATTTAGTACAAGATGAGCATTGCCCAAGTTCTGTCATGTACTGTTTAAAGAAAATAGAAGATGCGATAATGGCTATTGAACATGATGCACTATCCTCAAGATTTTTAACACTTCAATGGAATATTAGAAGCCTTATCTTAGCTATCGATCACATTGATTTTTGGCAAATGACTATTGAAGAAACCATTACTATAATGGAGGAAAGATTGTCTCAATGTATTGCTTTTAGTGATACTTTTTCGACAATTTATCATTTATATGAACCCAGCGTACAACCTTGA